The window TGAAAAGCCGCCTTGTTTTCCTAAAACCAAGATCCTGTCCACTCTTACAGATTTCTTTGGTAGAAAAGTATATTGAAGAACAGCTCCTGGAACGGATTCCTGGATTTAACATGGCAGCTTTCACGACAACTTTGCAGTGAGTTGAACTTGACTCTgcatttttgcctgttttccctttctcctttactctgaaaaaagacctttttttttcattgcttgatCATGAAAGTTTACAGCCCTTGGCGGTTAGGTCCTGGGTGGGAAGGCCCTTAAAATCTGCAAATGGAATCTTGAAGGGACAGAATCTGTTTCAGTCTTCCATGAAACAGCCATCCTTTTCTTTTGCAGGCATCATAAAGATGAAGTGGCTGGTGACATATTTGACATGCTGCTCACGTTCACAGATTTTCTGGCTTTTAAGGAAATGTTTCTGGACTACAGAGCAGTAAGTCCCTCTTGCTTGTGTCATTAGCCACATGGAACCATTGAGATAGTTCCAGATAGTTCCTAGTAGACCAGCTGCCATGTTTCTCCCCATGACTGGCCAATATCAGTCTGGCAGCTAGCAAGGTGTCCGGAGTGAGCAGCTGCCTTCTGGGCAGGACCCAGGTTCCTCTTAAAGTAATCCCTAAATAATCAGAGggacaaaaccaaaaagcaggtCTAACTGCCTTGCCTTTCTTATAAGGCAAACTCTTAATAGGAAAAAGAGGTATTTTTCAGTGAAGAGAGGTATACTTTTTGAGTGACCGGGCCAGTGCTGAACAAGAATGCAAAATAacccccttccaccctccctccctctgtgccatAGGCAGGGTTTGGAGCTAGGAAAGGACTCGtgttttttccctcctccttgccgcttgggattctttttctcatgCAGGAAAAAGAAGGCCGGGGACTGGATTTAAGCAGTGGTTTAGTGGTGACTTCATTGTGTAAATCATCCCCTGTGCCAGCTTCCCAGAATGATCTGCGACACTAGACCCTGCCACCAGGCAGAGATATCTTCCTGGACGTCGCCAGCCCCATAGACTGGAAGAGGCTTTGGCTATGTGACAGAATACATCTTGGAAAGACGGGCTCTGTTCCACAACTCTTTGCTGACGTTAAGTATTGATGGGTCAGAAGACAGTCCATCTGACCCTCCTAGGCCCCTGAAGCACCTTGTGTTCAGTAATCCTAGCACTCCTCCCCAAGTAGACCCCTCTCTCAGGCCTGAGTCAGGCTCCTCTGGAGCAAGCCTGAGGccatcatccccccccccccaccccatccccagcatAAAAGTTGGTAGGTCAGCAGCATTTGGAAGAACCCACCAGCTCCACCCCTCTTTGGCCCCGCCTGTCCATCAGGCTTTTTGTGTGC is drawn from Felis catus isolate Fca126 chromosome E2, F.catus_Fca126_mat1.0, whole genome shotgun sequence and contains these coding sequences:
- the LOC101084154 gene encoding ADP-ribosylation factor-like protein 2-binding protein isoform X1: MDAVEEESFALSFSSASDAEFDAVVGYLEDIIMDDEFQLLQRNFMDKYYQEFEDTEENKLTYTPIFNEYISLVEKYIEEQLLERIPGFNMAAFTTTLQHHKDEVAGDIFDMLLTFTDFLAFKEMFLDYRAEKEGRGLDLSSGLVVTSLCKSSPVPASQNDLRH
- the LOC101084154 gene encoding ADP-ribosylation factor-like protein 2-binding protein isoform X3 produces the protein MDDEFQLLQRNFMDKYYQEFEDTEENKLTYTPIFNEYISLVEKYIEEQLLERIPGFNMAAFTTTLQHHKDEVAGDIFDMLLTFTDFLAFKEMFLDYRAEKEGRGLDLSSGLVVTSLCKSSPVPASQNDLRH
- the LOC101084154 gene encoding ADP-ribosylation factor-like protein 2-binding protein isoform X2, whose protein sequence is MDAVEEESFALSFSSASDAEFDAVVGYLEDIIMDDEFQLLQRNFMDKYYQEFEDTEENKLTYTPIFNEYISLVEKYIEEQLLERIPGFNMAAFTTTLQHHKDEVAGDIFDMLLTFTDFLAFKEMFLDYRALPRMICDTRPCHQAEISSWTSPAP